The following are from one region of the Penaeus vannamei isolate JL-2024 unplaced genomic scaffold, ASM4276789v1 unanchor43, whole genome shotgun sequence genome:
- the LOC138860869 gene encoding uncharacterized protein has product MAPGPVSEVQMDNRAFHYEHGRQAAAVLPPVLTPKSSPVKTPASVFPGVSSTLPRAAGAAARRPLPPPRDEHRLSVASNASAGSGRSSPREQHQWRAAPFASPPPPRTSSKSPMLSPSSPMSPAPEVSSSVPPGGLWATVVGGVLRNSEGPRVVWPGKGAAAAATPQARLVQRRLDRPRRPPPTVRRVAPRPGSCPPTAAVPRVSTPRREGAGHRQQNTSSVPPDAPPEAEAAKT; this is encoded by the exons ATGGCACCCGGGCCGGTGTCGGAGGTCCAGATGGACAACCGCGCCTTC CACTACGAACACGGGCGTCAGGCGGCTGCCGTCCTTCCCCCAGTTCTGACTCCCAAGTCGTCCCCAGTCAAGACCCCAGCCTCAGTGTTCCCCGGGGTGTCCAGCACACTCCCCAGGGCGGCAGGCGCAGCAGCCAGGCGCCCCCTGCCACCCCCGCGTGATGAACACCGCCTCAGTGTGGCCTCCAACGCCTCGGCAGGATCTGGCCGGTCATCTCCAAGGGAGCAGCATCAGTGGAGAGCTGCACCGTttgcctccccgcctcccccccggACCTCATCCAAGTCCCCCATGCTGTCCCCTTCCTCGCCCATGAGTCCAGCCCCCGAGGTCAGCTCCTCGGTTCCCCCAGGTGGGTTGTGGGCGACAGTGGTGGGCGGTGTGTTACGGAACTCAGAGGGGCCGCGAGTTGTATGGCCCGGAAAAGGTGCTGCGGCAGCGGCCACCCCTCAGGCGAGGCTCGTTCAGCGAAGACTCGATCGGCCTCGTCGGCCTCCACCAACAGTTCGACGAGTAGCGCCAAGGCCGGGCAGCTGTCCTCCAACAGCAGCAGTACCGAGAGTGTCAACTcccaggagggagggagctgggcaTCGCCAGCAGAACACCAGCAGCGTGCCCCCCGACGCCCCTCCGGAAGCAGAGGCAGCGAAAACCTAG